A window of the Henckelia pumila isolate YLH828 chromosome 3, ASM3356847v2, whole genome shotgun sequence genome harbors these coding sequences:
- the LOC140887225 gene encoding cell division protein FtsZ homolog 2-1, chloroplastic, which yields MTTCISPYFTPPDTRRSIGASTVLGARVSPLKIVEEKNGFSVMSKKCGLSIHQVKCSANSHRVDQFQSEDQFLNLHPEIQMLRGETNSTIGPPKHDSWSGSVSESLKGSSTLYNHNEAKIKVIGVGGGGSNAVNRMIESRMEGVEFWIVNTDIQAMRASPVLSEHRLQIGQELTRGLGAGGNPDIGMSAAKESKKAIEDAVNGADMIFVTSGMGGGTGTGGAPVIAGIAKSMGILTVGIVTTPFSFEGRRRTVQAQEGIAALRANVDTLIVIPNDKLLTAVSPSTPVTEAFNLADDILRQGVRGISDIITIPGLVNVDFADVRAVMANAGSSLMGVGTATGKSRAREAALNAVQSPLLDIGIERATGIVWNITGGTDLTLFEVNDAAEVIYDLVDPNANLIFGAVIDPSLSGQVSITLIATGFKKLEESAGKSIQASPLDSIRPSGDVEIPEFLRKKGRPRPRYPPI from the exons ATGACTACGTGCATATCCCCTTATTTCACTCCCCCAGATACTAGAAGATCAATAGGGGCGTCCACTGTTCTTGGAGCAAGAGTTTCCCCCTTAAAAATAGTGGaagaaaaaaatggattttcagTTATGAGTAAAAAATGTGGCTTGAGTATCCATCAGGTCAAATGTTCAGCAAACTCTCACAGGGTTGATCAATTTCAGAGTGAAGATCAGTTTCTGAATCTACACCCTGAGATCCAAATGCTTAGAGGTGAGACAAACTCTACAATTGGCCCGCCAAAACACGATAGTTGGAGTGGAAGTGTTTCTGAGAGCTTGAAAGGTTCATCGACTTTGTACAATCATAATGAGGCTAAAATCAAGGTTATTGGTGTTGGAGGCGGTGGCTCTAATGCTGTAAATCGTATGATAGAGAGTCGAATGGAGGGTGTCGAGTTTTGGATCGTCAATACAGATATACAAGCCATGAGGGCTTCACCAGTCCTCTCTGAGCATCGGTTGCAGATTGGCCAAGAGCTGACCAGAGGACTTGGTGCTGGTGGGAATCCAGATATCGGTATGAGTGCTGCTAAAGAAAGCAAAAAAGCAATAGAGGATGCGGTTAATGGGGCGGACATGATCTTCGTGACC TCTGGGATGGGTGGTGGAACAGGGACTGGTGGAGCTCCTGTAATTGCTGGCATTGCCAAGTCTATGGGTATTTTGACTGTTGGTATAGTCACCACACCCTTTTCTTTCGAGGGAAGACGAAGAACGGTTCAAGCCCAAGAAGGAATTGCAGCTTTAAGAGCAAATGTTGACACTCTAATTGTCATCCCAAATGATAAACTACTGACTGCAGTTTCCCCATCTACGCCAGTAACAGAAGCATTTAATCTTGCTGATGACATTCTACGTCAAGGAGTTCGTGGTATATCAGATATAATCACG ATTCCGGGACTAGTAAATGTTGATTTTGCTGATGTGAGAGCTGTAATGGCTAACGCAGGTTCTTCACTAATGGGTGTAGGAACCGCAACAG GAAAGAGCAGGGCAAGAGAAGCAGCTTTAAATGCCGTTCAATCTCCTTTACTGGATATCGGCATAGAGAGAGCTACTGGAATTGTTTGGAATATAACTGGTGGTACTGATTTAACATTGTTTGAG GTAAATGATGCGGCAGAGGTTATATATGATCTTGTGGATCCAAATGCCAACTTGATATTTGGTGCGGTGATAGACCCTTCACTGAGTGGTCAA GTAAGCATAACTTTGATAGCCACTGGGTTTAAAAAGCTAGAGGAAAGTGCTGGGAAATCTATCCAG GCAAGTCCTTTAGATTCGATCAGGCCATCTGGTGATGTAGAGATCCCTGAGTTCTTGAGGAAGAAGGGACGCCCACGCCCTCGTTATCCACCTATATAA
- the LOC140890511 gene encoding secoisolariciresinol dehydrogenase-like — protein sequence MTTASVFSGIARRLEGKVALITGGASGIGECTAKLFSKHGAKVIVADIQDELGHSLIKSIDPSNSTYIHCDVTNEDHLRTAVDTAVSTYGKLDIMFNNAGICDPPKSRITDNEKADFERVLSINITGVFLGMKHAARVMVPARRGSIISMSSVCSGMGGAAPHAYTSSKHAVVGLTKNLAVELGEFGIRVNCLSPFAMATPLAKKFLLVEDEELERVVCGKANLKGTVLRVDDVANGALFLASDESKYVSGHNLFIDGGVGVTNSAIQTTKRVH from the exons ATGACAACGGCTTCGGTTTTTTCTGGAATCGCAAGAAG GCTAGAAGGAAAAGTAGCCCTGATAACTGGTGGAGCGAGCGGCATCGGCGAATGCACGGCCAAGCTCTTCTCCAAACACGGCGCCAAAGTCATCGTCGCCGATATCCAAGATGAATTAGGCCACTCTCTCATCAAATCCATAGATCCTTCCAACTCAACCTACATACACTGCGACGTGACCAACGAAGATCACCTTAGAACCGCCGTCGACACCGCCGTCTCAACCTACGGAAAACTCGACATCATGTTCAACAACGCCGGGATTTGTGACCCACCCAAGTCCCGAATCACCGACAACGAAAAAGCCGACTTCGAACGCGTCCTGAGCATCAACATCACGGGCGTTTTCCTCGGCATGAAGCACGCGGCCCGCGTCATGGTCCCGGCACGTCGTGGCAGCATCATATCGATGTCGAGCGTGTGTTCGGGGATGGGAGGGGCGGCCCCGCATGCGTACACGAGCTCGAAGCATGCTGTGGTCGGGCTCACGAAGAACTTGGCCGTGGAACTGGGGGAGTTCGGGATAAGGGTGAACTGTTTGTCACCTTTCGCGATGGCGACGCCTCTCGCGAAGAAGTTTTTGTTGGTGGAAGATGAAGAACTGGAGCGAGTTGTGTGTGGGAAGGCTAATCTCAAAGGGACAGTGCTAAGGGTGGATGATGTTGCGAACGGGGCTCTGTTTCTTGCGAGTGATGAGTCAAAGTATGTGAGTGGGCATAATTTGTTTATAGACGGGGGTGTGGGGGTTACTAATTCAGCCATTCAAACCACCAAGCGTGTCCATTaa